The DNA region cCAGGCCATTCTAACTCGGAATTTATGTCATTTTCTAAAATGggtttcaataattttttcatagatTGCTCCGTAAATATTTGTACCACTTGTGCTCggaaattttgaatttttataagttCTTGTAGTAGTTGCAATAATTctgaaattttcaaatttttttcgaggCTTCTCTTTTCTCGAGTTTCTTCCATTACATCATCTTCTGATCCAAGAGCCAGCATTATTATTGACAGGTCAATTTCACTCAAAAGATCAGGTAAATGTTTAGTTCTTCTGCTGTCAACCAAAATATGTTTGATCAATGAAAGTGCTTTGTTTGAGACTCGATCAACTGGAATCCattttattgcaatttttaatgaatatttatacaatgaaataaattctGTCAATTTTAGTTTCATTAAGGATATAAAGAAATCAATAACAAGAGCAGCACATTCTGAATCAGTCATGATATCTAATTGATTCAAAATATTCTTTACGTAATTTGTATAGTTTGTACAGGAAACTAAGGCATTTTTTGTATGTTCATTTTGCCTGATATCAtcgaaaaattcaacaatatgtTGAATAAgtagtacatttttttctgataatgcTGATACCAAAGATCGAAAAGTTATATCTACAAAATCAAATATGAACTTTTCAGGAATATCTTGACTCTCTTGTTCCATAATCATGAGAATTTTGCAACATTGAACTCGAGTATTTACACTTGAGCTTTGAAGCTTGAGTAACATTCTGTGAAATGCTTTTGCATCGATTGTTCTCATTAACGTGTGGATtacagaaatatttttgtaacaaagatttattaaaattcctaatgacaatgttattatttcttcttcttttgatTGCATAATCCATTGagttaaaatattcatcaatgaGGGTATATGTGCTTCTTgccaatgaatttttattccatAAGTCAATTCTTGAAGTAATTTTAGGACCTTTATGCGTTTTtctgttattaaatttgattctaATAAACGTGCTAGAACTTGGTAAAATTTGTAAGTGTGTATCAAAGTTTGACGAGCAGCTAAATTCTTAGAGACATGTTGAAGAACGTCCAGCGTACACCATGTCAATGATGTTTTTGATTCAAGGGTTTTTGTCAAGTTATAAAGACTTAAATAAAATTCGGATAATATTATGGAGCCAGGATCAAAAATTGTAAGATCTGCTGATATTTTGATTGCCTAAGAAGATTAATGAACACattgaaaaaactaaaaacttaTAAATATTAGTCATGGTTATTTTCGGGTTAAATACACTTACATTAAGATTTCGTTGTAAAACAGATGCTGTTGTTTCACTTGGATTTCTTGAGTACTCGGTTGCAGTAACAATAAAAGATTTTATATTGTGATATTTCTCCATTttcaaattgatattttgtCGCCAAATGATTGATATTGTTGTGAATAAATTCTATCCttctaaaaataacaaacaaatagTGATGTCGACTGATACGGTATTTAGTATTTTACCGGTATTAAATACGGTAAAATACGGTATTTGGTATCAAATTGAAATACCATACCAATATGCCTTTTACcgatttttttatgtaaataccGTAAGATACGAGTAAAATTTTCGATACGGTATTTTTACAACTATATAGGTGAAAATACGGTATTTTCTGTTTTTGGtaccagcaaaaaaaaatttttttttttttttttcatataatttctaGATTATCAACCGTGGCACTGGTCATTAATAGCGGCCATATTTGATATTGtgttttattgtcaaatgtCAATTGCTCagctgtttttattatattgcacATTCCACATTGacattgacattattattttaaaagccgatataataacaaagaaaCTTTTCAAgtgtaatgaaaatttattaatataaatacttcTTCCAATAAtactaactttttttatttaaaaaaaccttatttttttaaggacaaatattttttttttttaatattttaattttgctatataatttatttactgaatttatttattgaatttatttatcatc from Aphidius gifuensis isolate YNYX2018 linkage group LG5, ASM1490517v1, whole genome shotgun sequence includes:
- the LOC122857582 gene encoding uncharacterized protein LOC122857582 codes for the protein MEKYHNIKSFIVTATEYSRNPSETTASVLQRNLNAIKISADLTIFDPGSIILSEFYLSLYNLTKTLESKTSLTWCTLDVLQHVSKNLAARQTLIHTYKFYQVLARLLESNLITEKRIKVLKLLQELTYGIKIHWQEAHIPSLMNILTQWIMQSKEEEIITLSLGILINLCYKNISVIHTLMRTIDAKAFHRMLLKLQSSSVNTRVQCCKILMIMEQESQDIPEKFIFDFVDITFRSLVSALSEKNVLLIQHIVEFFDDIRQNEHTKNALVSCTNYTNYVKNILNQLDIMTDSECAALVIDFFISLMKLKLTEFISLYKYSLKIAIKWIPVDRVSNKALSLIKHILVDSRRTKHLPDLLSEIDLSIIMLALGSEDDVMEETREKRSLEKNLKISELLQLLQELIKIQNFRAQVVQIFTEQSMKKLLKPILENDINSELEWPGNLFQDSSVSMYIYALSFTADLAVQDSDWLRLYSSLIQNKQIQMIIALAVFWGDAEVKQKALLLMSSVGFPQECVSAVSKCMVELEPLVLVQTKTGITSGLTLKQETSFNTSIVRLYSLSQEEQLDDILDKLKEAFNENKFTDITTSAIMELYEYKLSAMRQTERLNQANLEAADNHAIGLQHRLTQIVAESSRLHQLLFHNQQSLEGLKHEKIRLTQKLQKAEIESKKIHQIQKKEIQGLKKIVEDKSKIIEQLSKLEKELNAAVDKIKFFEERNTDLEMQKMSLMNEGRENADKIKELNKLMTKLQDRLAKRDQEIQEKNREIESSQESMAALKQENEGLLRTCRNYEQTIAEKEDSVERMTSELVDLSRMRDMIYHLTAKKKDEKNETT